From a region of the Mus pahari chromosome 12, PAHARI_EIJ_v1.1, whole genome shotgun sequence genome:
- the LOC110329316 gene encoding keratin-associated protein 24-1: MSLRGYPRLCSATSHRNHCYIPVTPSITVCSDDVNPTFGPYLPSSYQGNLWLLDHCQDSYCEALCCDSPSCVLKSCAPSCDPADSCVPCHSLSANQVVSDSETTNIRSRRSCSPCTGTKGYVSNCTTATRSASKACQTLQNGSRCVGQFNSFPKNLQAPHHCILGNNEYRSYGKFGFIANGFSPSCYTISSYHPRSYLMRYCQYPNYVPSSFSSRSYLCRNFQSLSCIPSTFPPLRYLCSSNRPLHCY, from the coding sequence ATGTCTCTTCGGGGTTATCCTAGGCTTTGCAGTGCCACATCCCATAGAAACCACTGCTACATCCCCGTGACGCCTTCCATCACAGTCTGCTCAGATGATGTAAACCCTACCTTTGGACCTTACTTACCCAGCAGCTACCAAGGCAATCTCTGGCTTCTGGACCACTGCCAAGACTCCTACTGTGAAGCACTTTGCTGTGACTCTCCCAGCTGTGTGCTCAAGTCTTGCGCTCCAAGTTGTGATCCCGCGGACTCCTGCGTGCCTTGCCATTCCCTGTCTGCAAATCAAGTTGTTAGTGACAGCGAAACTACCAACATCAGATCCAGACGCAGCTGCAGTCCCTGTACTGGGACCAAAGGGTATGTATCCAACTGCACCACGGCTACTCGATCCGCATCTAAAGCCTGTCAGACTCTTCAAAATGGCTCCCGCTGCGTAGGGCAATTTAATTCCTTCCCTAAGAATCTTCAGGCCCCACACCACTGTATTCTGGGCAACAATGAATATAGAAGCTATGGAAAATTTGGATTCATCGCCAATGGTTTCTCTCCATCTTGCTACACTATCAGTAGCTACCATCCCCGCAGTTACCTAATGAGATATTGCCAGTATCCAAATTATGTGCCTTCAAGTTTCTCCTCCCGGAGCTACTTATGTAGAAATTTTCAGTCTCTGAGCTGTATACCTAGTACATTCCCACCTCTGAGATACTTATGCAGCAGTAACAGACCTCTGCATTGCTACTGA